GCCGGCGATCGCGAGAGGGGCGAACTTGAGTAGTTTCATCGTGGTCCAGTAGCGGGAAGTGAAGGCGCCGGACGCGGCGCGGATTCGAACTGGGCTCGACTATACGAAGCTCGCTGCTATAAAAATAATGTTGTTTTCTTATGGTTCCATCAATTTAATTTATTTTAAAACCGGCCGGCCGACGCCTCCCGGTGCCGGAAACTCCGCATTCGACGCGGCGAAACGCGTCGAGTGCGCGTCCAGAACGGCCGGCGCACGGCCACACCGTCAGGTTCGTGACACGTTCTGCAGCTTATCCGCGATCTTCTGTCCGAACAGCGGAAACCGCTGGAGCAGACCCGGCCCGTTTCCACCGAGCAGGCCACAGACGATATTCAGGCCGGCACGCAACGAAGGCGACATGTTGCTTTTAGGGCCGAACAGATTCGCCAGCACGCCACCGAACGGGATCGGAGAAAGCAGCACCCGGCCAAGCGCTTCCTCGAGTTCCTGCTGCCATTCGGGTTTAGGCGGCATGACCGAGGCGATGTAGGCCTGTTTGATGGGACCGCGTTCGATGGCGGCGTGATAGAGCGTGTGCGCGTTTTTCACGTCTGCGCAACGGGCCCGGTATCGATCGAGCAGGGTCTCGCCGTAGTGGGCTGCCGGCAGCGTGTTTTCATCGACGCCGAGGTAGCCGGCCGGTACGTCGGGGACGGGAAACGAGCGCCGGAAAGGATCGCTGGCAATACTGCCCTGCGCCCATTTCGTTTTGTCCTGCACGTCCGCTTCCCATTGCTTCAGTACCGCGAATTTTTCCGGGTCCTGTTGCTGCATGGCCTTGAATGCCTGGGCGGTCTCGGGCGACGCGAAGGCCCGCTGCGCGAAAAACTCCAGCCGTGTGAAAGCGATTTCCCGATCGTACGGGTCGCCGGATTCGATGGTCTTCGCCGCGTTGAAAGCGGCATCGACGGCTGCGCGCGCTTCGTCCTCGCTGCGCTGGACATCGTCGAGTTTCTGGCGCGCGCGCTGGCCGATTTCCGTTTCCATTTCCTGCCTGACGTGCGCCGCCGCCCTGAGTTCAGCCGCGCGCACGTGGGGATTGGCCGTGTGATTGAACTTCGCGCGATAGCGTTCGAGCCGCGCGCCGAGGCGCTTGCCTTCGTCGCCTAGACACTGTGCGCCATAGGGCAGATTGAAGCGGCTCTGGGTCCGCCTGGCGGGGTCGTGTTGTTCCGCCCGGCAGGCGGCGTCGAGGGTCTTCGCGAAGGCGCGATAGACGTGCTCGACGTCGTCGCGTTCCGCGGTGGTGGTCGCGCATTCGTATTTCGCGATCAGCGCCGCCTGCGCGCCGTGGTAGTAGTCCTGCTCTTTGGCGGACAGCGTGGCGATCTTCGCCCCGGCGTCCTGCTGCTGCGCCTCGAAATCGGCGGCGCCCGGCGGCGCACCGCGCATCGATTCCTTCGCCAACGCACGCAGCAGGCGCAGGTTGCCGGTCGAACCGGATGTATCTCGCGACGTGGCGACGGTGCCGTAACGATGGCCGGATGCCTGAACTGACATGTTGAAACCTCTCGGATGGTTGTCGGGACGTGGCGGTGCACATCGATAGGAACCGGTGCCTCGCGGATCAGTTCGAGCCCGCTTTGAAAAGCAGACATTTCCCGGTCGTCGTTGCGCCCGAGCTGCACGCTGCGCTTCAAAAGTTTTTTTTGCTGCCGTTATCCCTCGTTATACTTTCCATATACGGTTGTTAAGTCCATAGGTGAAACAAAATGGGCGAACACGACCGTATCGACAAGACCAAAACGGGCGAACGACCGGCGAGACCATGACCAGAAACCTGACCATCAATCTGCGTATCGCGATCACCATCGCGTTTCTCGGTGTCCTGCTGATCGCGACCGGCGCGCTCGGCATGCTCGGCATGGACGAAAGCAACGCCGCGCAGCGCGACGCGTACACGGTGCATTTCGCGTCGGTGGTGGCGCTCGGCAAGTCGGGCACGGCGATGTCGCGGGCGCGATTCGGGCTCGACTGGGCGATGAGCAATCCGCACTCGCCGCAGTTGAACGCGCAACTCGAACGTGCGCGTCTGCTGCTGTCCGACTCGGACAAGTGGTGGAACGCGTTCCGCGATCTGCCCAAAACGCCCGACCTGCAACGCCTGACCGACGACCTCGACGCGCGCCGCACCGCCGTGCGGCGCGACGGCATCGACCAGTTGATTGCCGCGATTCGCAGCGGCGACGCGAGCTGGATGGACGAGCGCCGTGCCGCCCATCTGATCGGTCTATACACCGCGATGAACACGAGCCAGGGCGCGCTGGAAGACTATCTGAACCGCCAGGCGAGCGACGCGAGCGAGCGCTCGGCGGCGCTGTTTCACACGCTGCTGTACGCGTGCATCGGCAGCGTGGCGGTGGGGCTGACGGTCGCATTCTTCAGCTGGCGCACGTTGCGCCGCGCGATCATGGCGCCGCTGCGCGATGCGCTGCATCAGTTCGACGCCATCGCCGCCGGCGAGTTGACCACGCGCGTGACGATCCGCTCGAACGACGAAATGGCGACGCTGCTGCGCGGCATCGCCGCGATGCAGGACAGGCTCGGCGCGACCGTCACCACGGTGCGGGCCGGTTCGCATTCGATCGCCTCGTCGACCCAGCAGATCGCCGCGGGCAATCTCGATCTGTCGCAACGCACCGAGGAACAGGCGGCGTCGCTCGAACAGACCGCGGCGGCGATGGAGCAGCTCACGTCAACGGTGCAGCTCAATGCGCAGAATGCGCGACACGCGAGCGATCTCGCGCGCCGGGCGTTCGAGATGACCGCGCGCGGCCGTGCGTCGGTGGGCAGCATGGTCGAGACGATGCGGGTGATTCACGCGGGGTCGTCGAAGATGACCGGCATCATCACCGCGATCGAGGGGATCGCGTTCCAGACCAATATCCTCGCGCTGAACGCGGCGGTCGAAGCGGCGCGCGCGGGCGAGGAAGGGCGCGGCTTCGCGGTGGTAGCCGGCGAAGTGCGCAGTCTCGCGCAACGTTCGGCGGCCGCCGCGAAGGAGATCGGCGCGTTGATCGCGGAATCGACCTCGCGGGTCGAGAGCGGCGCGGGACTGGTCGGCGAGGCGGGCTCGACGATGCAGGAGATCGAGGCGGCGATCGGCCGCGTCGAGAAGATCGTCGGCGAGATCGCGGCGGCATCGCAGGAACAGAGCGACGGCATCCAGCAGGTGAGCCTCGCCGTCACGCAGATGGACGAGGTGACCCAGCACAACGCCGCGCTCGTCGAGGAAAGCGCGGCCACCGCGAATTCGCTCGCGGATCAGGCGCGGCAGCTCAGCGAGTTGACCGCCGCGTTCAAGGTGGCGGGCGACCGGACGCTCAGTAGGGCGTAGCGTTCACGCCGGCAGTTTGCGGAAGCCGATCGCGAAGCGGTTCCACGTGTTGATCGCCGATACCAGCAGCGTCAGGTCGACCAGTTCTTCGTCGCTGAAATGCGGCCGCACCGTTTCCCACACTGCGTCG
The sequence above is a segment of the Paraburkholderia sp. D15 genome. Coding sequences within it:
- a CDS encoding methyl-accepting chemotaxis protein; this translates as MTRNLTINLRIAITIAFLGVLLIATGALGMLGMDESNAAQRDAYTVHFASVVALGKSGTAMSRARFGLDWAMSNPHSPQLNAQLERARLLLSDSDKWWNAFRDLPKTPDLQRLTDDLDARRTAVRRDGIDQLIAAIRSGDASWMDERRAAHLIGLYTAMNTSQGALEDYLNRQASDASERSAALFHTLLYACIGSVAVGLTVAFFSWRTLRRAIMAPLRDALHQFDAIAAGELTTRVTIRSNDEMATLLRGIAAMQDRLGATVTTVRAGSHSIASSTQQIAAGNLDLSQRTEEQAASLEQTAAAMEQLTSTVQLNAQNARHASDLARRAFEMTARGRASVGSMVETMRVIHAGSSKMTGIITAIEGIAFQTNILALNAAVEAARAGEEGRGFAVVAGEVRSLAQRSAAAAKEIGALIAESTSRVESGAGLVGEAGSTMQEIEAAIGRVEKIVGEIAAASQEQSDGIQQVSLAVTQMDEVTQHNAALVEESAATANSLADQARQLSELTAAFKVAGDRTLSRA